Genomic DNA from Vanrija pseudolonga chromosome 3, complete sequence:
CGAGTGGTTCCAACCGTTCTGCGAGCCTGGGAGACCGTGGAAGTCCATGACGATACGGAGGCCGTACTTCCTCGCCCAGTCGATAGCCTTGAGGAAGTAGGTCCACGACACGCCCTTGAGGAACGGCTCGCCAAACTCGGTGTCGACGGCCCAGTAGCCGATGGGGATACGCACCCAGTTGAGaccggcagcagcaatcTCGGCAAAGTCCTGCTCGGTGATGAAGGTAGCGTAGTGCTGCTCCATCTCCGTGGCGAGGTTTGCGCCCATTGCCTGCGACAGGGTGTACTCGTCGAACGCGTTGGGCGTCACGTTCTGGTACTTCTCGTACAGGGCAGGGCAGATGAAGGCTGAGAGGTCAGTCGTGCTCGACCACCCACACACTCACGCTCAGTgacgagccagccgccgaggttgacaCCGCGGACAATGTCGGTACCCCACTTCCACTCATCAAGCAGAGACGGCGTCCACGACTGGGCCTGGCCGGAAACCTACGCCCGTCAGCTatcgccccgcgcccgcccacacccaccttgtACGGGTTGTCCGGGTCCTGCGCCCACTTGCCGCCAAAGTTGTTGACATAGGTAAAGTTGACGCCGCGGTCAGTCGTCACGATCGAGCCGTTGGTGCccgagccagcgccaggcgAGACCTGGTTGGGAACGCCCGGGATGTTGTCGGAGCCGCTGGCAGCCGGGCCAggcgcgccaccgccgctgccgccgttgctgcccgagctgccgctgctgccgttgcTCTTCTTGTTCCTCGtcaggccgacgccgagaccgacgccgaggccaatagcgagaagcgcgagcaggcccAGCAGGATCCAGAGCCAGCGCTTACTCCTCTTCTGCTTGCCCGACTCGTCGTACCGGCCGTTCCTGAGCCCCGAGCTGCCAGGCGAGCCGCTGTTGCCGCCTGACGTCTCAAAAAGGTTGCGGTCCGAGTCGTAGCTCGGGTACTCTTCGGGGTATCGCTCGCGCAGGGCGCCCTCGCGGGGGAGCCCTTGCAGCTCGTGGTGGTCCTTCTCCATGAGGCCTGGGTTGGAGTGGTTTGGCGTCCTGAACGGGTTGTTGCCGTTGTTGTGGTTGTagttgccgtcggcgaggtatGCGTGCGTGGGAGACGGGCCGAGCTCGTACTTGTGCGTGTGTTAGTGTTGTTGATGGAGATGATGATGGGGAGGAGAGAAGAGGTGAGATGGGAACTAGGGAGCAAGAAGTAGCAGCAAGCAGCTACCAAGCGGTGTTGCGAGCGGGCAACGGATCCGGCCAAGTGCGATTGAGTGCACCTGAGTGGTGCATGTGGGGGCCGGCGGTCGCCTGATGCGCGCGCCGATGCACTAGTGGGCTGCTTGCAGGGACTGGATTGTGTTTGGCTCGGCTCTTGCCAGTTTACGTTGACTCTGGATAGCCTGTttgtgcagcagcagcagcagctgctgctgctgcagagATGCTTGTCGCGAGGCACGAGCACAAACCGGCGTGCGAGACTTTGGCCCAGGGTGACTTCTctctacgccgccgccgccgccgcctcatcACTTACCTCTTCGTGTCCGTGCGGTGCGTGGATGCTGTCGGCACCGTAGGGCGACGAAATGGACATGAGgggcgccgagacgggcggcggggtgcgcggcgagcgcggcatggTCTTGGCTGGCTGCGGGGGTGGAGCGTGCGAGTTTGGGCTGAGTTGGGCCGGTTGTGGTCGATTCGATCGGGTCACACGGTCGACAATGGTAGATTAGGAGGAGTGCGTACAAGGGCAGGGCCGTTGGAACTGgctgctcgtcgttgtcgctgtcgctgtcgccgttaCTGCTATGCACAAACAAGAGTGAGACACGACGCGATGTTGAcagctgcttgctgcttgctgctgctgtctgTCTGAGATGAAGAATGCatgcgggggtgggtgcaggACAGACCGACTGGCGCGGCATTCAGAGCGGCGGGCAACCGACGAGGCTGGAGCCTGCAAGCGCCATGGCAAAGCAGCCAGCAAACCAGCAGACAGAACGCGTCCAGCTGACATTTCGAGGTCCTCGTAGGCAGCTGCAGCTCGTCTGCCTCGTCTGCCCCGGTCCATCACTCGGCCCACTTGTCCATCCCTGCTgcggtggcgccgtggcgccgtggcgctccGGCTGGCTCAAAGTCGTATGTtcacgcggcgcgcggcgccgcgcgaaCCTCATGTTTGTGGCCTGTTGCCCTCTTGGCTCTTTTACCTTGAATGAATAGATCAGGGCGAgggcgctgcgcgcgcggggtcaGATTGGCTGGGTTGGACGTTGACCGAGAAAAAGTAAACAACCGACAGGACAATGATGCCGAGAGGTGCAAGCAAGGTGGAGGGTCGTAATAGGAGCGCCAGAGATTTACAGGCCTAAATTTTATTCAATAGGCCCCTTACCACGCGAGTTGCACGTGATCGCTATCCCCAATCTCCGTTCAATCTCCCCAGCCAGATTGGCGAGGTCAAAGCtgtggcgtgtggcggaTGTGATGCAcccaggcagcaggcagatAACGCCCGTGTTGTGCGTGACGCCTCTGCGCGGATCGTTTGTGCTCGCGATGGTGGCGGCTGTCAAGTTGCCAAGACAACGCATGTAGATCTGAGCGCGTGATTGCGTGCACAGCGCCGATCCGTTCTGGCCAGTTAAAGGCAAGCAGTACTGGTGAGACTGCATCGCCCACATACCACTGACGATGAGCGACGACGGACTGAAGAAGGCAGACACcagcgacaaggtcgactcGGGCCCCTCGCAGGCGGACAcgcccgacgaggacctcgtGCCCCCGTACACCTCCGCTGCAGGCCCGAGCGAGCTGCGCAGGGACGACGgcccgccagcggcgcgacaCCAGCCCGGCCCCGCGCTGCCAGAGATACCGCCACCGCCCCTCATCTCGCaggacgtcgagcacggcgcgagtgccccacccaccgcggAGCCACCCGTcacggacgccgagcgcgccacTGTCGCAGAGGTCGTCACCAAGTACAGCTACAGCTCGCAGGAGACGCAGTCGTGGGACGGGAAGTTGAGCGatcgtgggtggtggcggtagGACGGTCCTGACGGCGTCGTAGCGGTGCTCCTACGCAACTTCATCTGCTCACACGCGGCGGATAGGCCCGAGGGCGGGTTCGGCATCGTCGGTGCGTCGTGCGCCGACCCACCCactgacgccacgcccaggCTCGCACACCGAGACGCGGTGGCACACGCGCCaggtcaaggtcggcgaGAGCTGGCGCGAGGAGCGATACTCTGAAACAGTCACGATCCAGGACTTTTCCTTGACGATCGACgcgagcccgccgcgcggcaaCAGGGCGAACCTGCACGTGTGGgcgctgccggccggcgagccgGCACTGCGGGGCACGCACCACTGGTCGTACGGCGGCCCGGGGGAAGACAAGTTTTCGCGCGTGgctgcgagctcggcggagGGGAAGGCGTGGGCCGAGCGCGTggaggagctgcgcgagctgggcaACGCGCCGTGGTTGCTCGACGGGCGGGTGCACAAGTTTGCCGCGGACGAGCTGGGCAACACTGAGGCGAAGAGCCGGCCTCTTGAGCAGTGGTGCGAGGCGTTCTGCGCCGACAAGGCAAAGTACAAGCGCTTCGTGCTGACCAAGGaggtgtgggggtgggacTTCAAGGCGACGAAACGACGTGCGTGGGTTGCGTGGGGTGGCTccgctgacgccacgcccaggCATCATCAACATCATCCGCAGCTCAGGCTACGGCGGCGACCTGAATGTGTGGTACGACTTTACTCCGAAGAACCTGATCGTGCGGCCCAACTCGCGCCTCGTGCGCGCGATGCACGAGTCGTGGCGGTATTTGATGTACCTCACGTGTGTGTGGTGCTGCGTGAAGGGGTGGCAGCGGCTGGACAAGAACGGGGGCGCGCCGTACGAGGTTGTCGTGGCGAGCTGTGAGCGGCATACGCAGGGGCAAGCTGACGACGCAGACGGGATGAAGACGTACCCCCCTCTTCCTGGCACGTATCCCGCCGAaaccctcgccaccgcgcTGGAGCGGttccccgccgtcgcggccgcaCATCCTGAGATTCCTGGCGACGCGGGCGGATACCTTGTTTACGGGCCCAAGGGGGTGCATTACCAGCTGGgggagagcgaggacgagttcaTCGCGCGTGTGAGGGACACGATTTATAACTCTGTGCGGTGAGGAGGGGCGTCGTGTTGGTGATTGTAGAGGTGGGGAGGTGAGGTGGGCCCGGGAgtggagggaggagggagggcgTAATCGCGATGTCACGCTGTTCTCTGCTCGAGAGAAACAAGTTCCACTAGCACAGTGGTAAGGACCTGGGAAAATGATTATTGCCGCCCTGCAGGCtagcgcagcgagcgcaacACGGCACTGTGGACTTGAACCACCCACGTTCCGAAACTCGGCCTGATGTGTGTGCGTGCCATGAATGATGCCCCGTCTCTTCCTTTTGCGCCCGTCTTTGAACGCTGCCAGCGCCCGGCTTGGGTCGTGATGCGTCCACTGGCGCAGTTCTGTGCAAGTTTCGTTGGCACAGTTGTAAAATGCTGGGCAAATGATTAATTCACTTCAATGGCCGGTTTGTGTGTTTTTCCGTCCAACTGAGGCTGGCCGACCGTGATGCCACCCGCACTATGATGCCCACCGCTGTGCACGACGATTTTTCTCATTCAGCGCAAGTGAATAGTGAAGATATGTTCTGTGGCTGTTGTCTCGCCCCGACAGAGGGCCACCCACCTCCTGGCACAGATACATAGTCAACTCATGCGCCATCTGTTCGTGACACCACACCCATCGATGCGCCTTTGACCCCCGGTGACAAAAGGGTTGCCCGCTTTTTGTTGTGTTCCCTTTTCTAACTTTGTATGTTTTTGAGTTTTTTGAATGATACCCCGTGAGATTCGAACCGTGATCCAACATTTTTGGGGGCGGCTAGCGTCACCGATGCTTATAGTCGTTCTGCAACCGACTTGGCTAGACCGCCCTTGAAAAGAAATCAGCCGCGAGTGGGATGATGGGTCCGTGCGCGGGTGCTGGGGCGCCGGGGTGTTGCGCCGCGGCCCTTGTGtgctcgctggcgtcggGTACGTCGCATACGGGAGCTGTGCACGCCACCCACTGTAGTGAAACACTTTgcgtcatcgccgtcatcgtcgccacCACTACACATGCAGCTCCGCAGATGGGAGGGGTTCAAAAGGAAGACACAAGTGGAGGGGGCATCATATAGGTGGTGTGTCCAGTCAAGGGAAGTGGTCATCCCTCATCTGCGACGCACACGTTATACGCCAACCCTTACACGTCCAAGGGGTCCCGTGATAATCCTTTGCCCGGTTTCTAACCACTGTGCTAGGGAAACTTGCTGAAGCTCGGGGACGGGGGGCATGATATCGACGCCCTCGCAGATCGTCCAGACTTCCCGACGGGAATTGGGAGTGACCTCAAAGTCAGTTAATTTGCCGGAGTGCCGAACACGAGGCGTTTGGCCTGAGCCCGCGCATCTGGCGCAGCTACAGCAAGCAGTGGGGGACCCACCAGCAGTCAGTGCTCCAAGAAGAGCTCTCTCTCGCAGCCTCGACGAGACCGAAATCCTCATGAATAATCCTCATGAATCGGTGTATATCGAACAGTTTGGTGCAGGTGGTACTCGTTGTGACTGACCCGGGTGACGCAaggggcggtggcggcgcacaGACATAATGGCTCGCGAGTGATTTCTTTCACCGACGGTCTAGCCAAGTGGGCAGGTCACCTAGCAACTAGGCCGTCTGGAACAAAAAGTGTTGGGTCAAGGGATCGAATCCCACGGGGGGGTACAAAAAACACACACGTTACATTACCAAGTTGGCCAAAAGTAAAAACCAAGGGGAAACAAAAAGAGAGCGGTTCACTCTTTTTGCATTAATCCCAAGTCCATATCGACGCGCCAGAGAGGTAGTTATCCGCTGCTTTTGTaacggcgaggtggtgttCGTCTGTCTTCCACTCCAAACCAATGAAAACATTGAGCTCTGAGAAGTGCATAGGAGCGTCAGGTGCATTTCAAGGGCGCAAGACCTGATCGACGTGTGTGGTCAAGCAGGATGAGTGAGAGAGTGGGAGCAGCTAGCTATCGTCGTTCTCGAGTCAAGAGGCAGGTCTCCAACCACTCTGACTGTCTACTCTATGGAGCACAAGGAGCAGGGTTGGCCCAGTAAGAAACTGCACGCGTTGGCGATTCCCATACAAAATGGAACACAGGACGGGGCATCATAGGCCTACCCACAACCGGGCGGTATCACAGCCGGCCCGCGGCTCAAGGGCCTTACCAATGGCCTCTGAAGCGGTTTGAATCATTTTCCCCGTCATCTTACCACTGTGCTAGCGAAACTTGCTAAGAATCGCTAGAAACTGGccgccaggcaggcagcagcgaggcTGGACGCCGTCCGATCGCTGGCGGGGGCGtcaccgcgcgccgagggcgcaGTCAAGTTCCTCAACACGGCGCGTCTGGCCTGCTTGAGTTTGTTTACCCACCATGATCCACTCGTTGTTTGCTCATGCTCTCCCAATCATGCCTTGGTTTCCTCTGCCTTCCCATTGACCTGTCTGATCACACCGGCACATACTGGCCTTCGCGGTCCCGCTGACCTTCGCGCTTACGGGTGTATGACAGGCAACGTGCGGGCCCAAAGCCGCTGTTAGCTGTGCGGGCCACTGCTTTGAGCAGTTCCCATACGAGGACGAAATGATCTCAAAGTATACCTGAGAGGCGAGGGGACATCAACGGGAAGGGTTACTGCCAGGTGAGCACCAGACGTCTGCCACACTGCCGGGTACAGCTCCGCAGCTGCGCGCCCTGGCCCTCGAGTCAGTCCCAAGACGACGTTCCTCATGAGTCATCGCCGGCGTGTGCCTTCTGTATGGAGTCCCTGCACACGTTCCACAGAGTTCCCGTTGCCCACCCGCGGTGGGCAGCAATGAGGCGGTGAAGGTGCCAAGACTGTGCGTTTCACAAATGGTCTTCTGACCTGGTTCAGGTACGGACGTCCGATATTGTGCTTGTATAAACACTTCGTGAAGGAAGGAGGAACGCGCACCCCACCGCCATGCTGCTCACCATTCTCACCTTCACTGCACTGATACGTGGGTGCGAGCTTCCGGCTGTGCTGACTTCCAGCGTTCGCAGCCGCCCAGGCGGACTGCTCTACCCCGCGGGATACGTGCAACGGCATGGTGGCGCACTCCGTACGGAATTGTGAAccagcctcggcgagcaaCACTTCAACCTGCTCGACCATCTGCACGGTGGGTGCTGTACCATTCCCTCACCACCCGCTTCGGCTGACGTGGCAGACCGATTACACCAACAAGTTCACCAACTGCCTTCAATGCGACCTGGACCGCACGTACCCGTTGGACACTACCCAAGACGGGAGCAGCTATGAGTTTGCCGATGCCGAGTCTAAGCTCGTTGATCTGCACTCCGCGTGTGTCGACTATGGCTCCGTACCCACCGCCACCTTGGCCCTCACCGAACCACCGCTGTGGGTCGTGCTCCAGAGTTGCGCTGACCGCAGCCCATACCCGACACCCGCGAACATGACCGGGCGGCCGCGGTCGTGCGAGTGGCTCTGCTACGAGGCAAACTCCACTCAGGTGTTCCAGAAGGCCAACCAGATCCCTGCTTGCTACGCATCGGGTCTGAAGCCCGACGCGGTGCCGTGTGAGAAGTACCCTCAGTTCTGCAGCGTGAGCGCCGCGTTGCTTCCCAGCTAACGCCAGGTCGAGGGGTTCAACAAGCTCGCAGCTTGTGCTCAGTGCCGCCTGGTATCATCCAACACGGTCGACTCGTCGTACGCCCCGGGCGCTGTGACCAAGGCCCGGGTCACGCTCGATGAGATCTACAGCCTCTGCCATGACATGGGCTACTCGGCGACCAACGTGCCGCTGTACACCCAGTTCCCGTTGCCGACAGACACGAACCTCGCcctgacggcggcgccgacgacgacagaaACGCGCCCCTCAACCACTCAGGAAAGTATACTTCCATCAACGACGAaagcagccgcggcggcgcgtgccaCTAACCCCGTCTATGCTGCCCcggttgccgctgccgtcgtggGCATGTACATCATGGGCTTAGGGTTCAAGATGAGATAAATCCGCTTCCGCCATGAACTTGTCTCACTTGGTGGCATCCGAGTAGATAAAATGAACCGCGACGAGTCACGCCGAAGGTGGGCTGAAATGAGGTCAATCACTCTCACCAAATCTCGGGTTGTGCCTAGTCGGTGCCATGACGCGTGCCAGATGTCAGAAGCAACTGTTGCAATCGCCCCTCGGCAGTAGACCGCAACACCTGAGCCAAGCACGCAAGGCATCACGAGGAAGCACGCGCATAGATTCTGCCTCCGAGACTCATCACTAGCGTCGCCCGAGACCGTATGCGCAGCACGTGACGCCGGCAGATGAAGGCACGCACGGGGTGGGTCCGCCAAATggctcgccgtccgcgctGGGATGGCAAGGTCACATGAAACGGCTAGCTGCCAGCCCCACCATTGATATTCTTGCTCTTCCGCGCGCTTGGCACCGGTCTGGTGCTATTGCTGGCTCGGAGGCGGATGTGACGTTGTGCTCTGGAGCGAGCGCCTTGTGCATACATATGAGGAGCGAGGTGAGCGGCACCGCGTGCTGTACCCCAACTCGCTCCCACAAGATGATCACCGTCACTGTGTTGTTTCTCGCTCTCGGAAGTGAGTGCCTCGCCCGCTGCGGCGTGCTGACGACAGCCCGCTCAGTCACGGCGTGTTACGATTCCAGCGTCGTAAACAACAAGCTTgacccggcgcgcgcgtgtatTGCCCAGGACCCATATGAGTTATACCCTGTCCCAGAAAGCTGTCAGGCCGTTTGCAACGTGAGCACATGGGTCCAAAGCGCTGAACCTGACATACAGGATGCCTTCTACAACGACATCGCTGCCAACGCCTTTCAATGTCGCCTGGACTCAGAATACAGCCCGAATGCTCTCTTCCGCAAAACCGACGCCACCAGCGACAACTACGTCCAGTACCTAAAGGAAATGGGAGCCCTCAGTGATGCCTGCGAGGATTACCAGATGCCGCCGTTtgtcgcgacgacgacgctaACGGAGCCTCCTTTGTGGGTATCCTTGTGCATTGCGGCGGGAAGGCTGCATGTCACACGAGTTGGCCGCGGGTTTCGAAGGCACCCACGCTTTCGACGCCGAACtgtcgcgccgtcgtctttGTGTGCTCCAGCCAGTGTCGAGTGCAGTGTGTCTACATGGTCCCCGGCCAGGCTGACAGAACCACCAGACCCTTTCCCACTCCTACAGACTACGTTGGGCGCCCGCGCGAGTGCGAAACGCTGTGCTCGCACGTCGAGAATTTGGCTGTGTACAACCTATCCAGCGGCGACTTGGCGTCAGGCGGGGCAGTAGCGCAGTGTTTTGAAAGCGCGGGAAACGCCTCAGTGCATGGGTGCCAATATCTACAGTACTTCTGTGGCGTGAGTAGACATGTCGGAGCCGCACTGACTCCACAAAAGAACGGGGGTGCAAAGTATGCCCAGCTCGCAAAGTGTTACCAATGCCGCCTCATCTCCGCCGCGACCGTATGGGACTGGTGGCTCAAGGCTGCCTCTGCCACCTCGGCCCGCCATCTGCTGGACGATATCGCAACGGGATGCTCCTTCCTCCAGGAGACCGTCAGCAGTCAGCCACTGTACACGACGTTCCCTCTCCCTAGCAACACGGAACTGGCGCTCTCGGTCAGCCTCACGACGACGTTCGGCatcccgtcgtcgacatccgCGTCAAGCAGGGCGGGCAGCGGTAGCACTGCCAAGGTCACGGCGTTGAGTGGCGCTCGGCCTACAATGGTGGCTGCCGCacccgctgccgctgcagcagcagctgctgcggtGGGACTGTATGTTCTGTCGTAGGAAGCAAGATGTAGTAGACAGTTTGTGTAGTAAGAAAGCACTGGACACCAGTGGGTAGATTTATAGTGATCGGTGGGGTGCCACAGGTTTCTCGTCGTAtgcctcggccgccaccaGGGCCCGTACAGAGCTCGACGGAAATTCAACAGGCTGCGCCGCCCTCAAGGTGACGTTCAACAGCGTACCGCTCTACACCGAGTTTCCTCTCCCAACCGATCCCGCACGAGCGATGAGTGTGTCATCCTGGCGGACATACGCTTTCAACTCGGCAGCAACCGCGTCGCCCACTACTGGGTCAGCGGGTGCTAGCGCCCTTCGAAAACCAAGCCCAGCGGGGCTCAACccacggcgatggcggctGTTCCTGCTGCTGTGGCAGCGATGGCGGTCGTGGGAATGTACATGATGTTGTAGGGATAAAGGTTCGATGGATTTTTCAGTGTGTTCGGACTCTGGCGGGTTCGTGTGAGTTGTCCACGGCTACTGTTAGGAATGGTTACCAGCCAATCGCTCTAAGCTTCGTTTCCTCTCCTGACCATTATGCCAATGGCAGGCAGTGGTTGCAGGGTGCTGTTGGAGTGGCATAATTGTGTTGGGCAAGGCGAGACTTCTGGTGGCCTTGAAAAATGCGCACTGAAGTGTTGGGTATCATTGTTGCAACAGCAAGGCAAGAAGTTGTTCGGGACGTGAGGTGAAGCAAGGCCAGAGGGTCGATATGGCCGAGGTGTGATGGCAGCCTCCGTTCGGGGGGTAAGGGATCGTGGGAGCCGGAGTCTCGTGGAGCCACACCCGGTGCTCCGGACTGCACTCCGACTGGACAGGGACTAACAACCCTTCCTTGTGTTCAACAGCATATTCTGAGACTTTCCCAGGAATCAACAGCACGGCCCATGCGTCCGTTGCCACTACGGCGCTCTCAGCCGGTGGATCCGCCACGGACTTGGTcgccacacaccacacagcGAGTCACCGTGTCAGATAGGCCCTCCCGGACCGAGCTCATATGTTCCCTCGGTCCGGCCTACCCGATCAGATAGCCCACCGCATACTTGCCGGAGTGCCGGTCCAGAGCCAGACAGGAGTACCGAGCAATTCCAGGCGCCGGGGCGGAGCGACTCCACACACGGCCCGAGGCCCCGGCGTTGCCCCGGTGTTCGCTCGCGGTGGCCCAGCGCACCAGTGATGCGCCGCAGCCCTTGACCCGCCAGTCATGCGGGTCAGCAACGTCAGCCGCTCCGGACAACGCTCGACGATAATAGCCACACACGACCCGCGGCCGATCCAAGTCCGATACCGGACATGTGCGGCGGATCGACGGTGTGCCTATTAACGTGGCTGTGGACCGTGTCACATGGTCCCAGATGCGCGGGTGTAGCCCGGCACAAGCGGCACAGGGGGTGTTGGCTGGGTatcgcgccagccagccttcGGGAGACGGCCGTACTGCATGCCCGTGTTGtaccgcgtcggcggtgtgTCGGACGAGCGAGTGTGAGCGGGGTCGTGTCCGATCGACTGAGCTGAACTGTGTCAATAACGTAGTAGTGCAGGGCGGTAAGCGAGCGGCGTCTCATTGTGGACGCACGTACACGCGCGTGATACTGTGGCGTcagtggcgtcggcgtgctcgcggcaaggtgggcggcggtcggcgtgACTCActgacggcggcgtccacTCACCTCGGTGAGAGCAGCCATGCAGAGACTCCTTGCAACAGAAACAGACTCGGTTCGGTTGGCTGACTTGCTGACGCAAGACCCGCTCCGGACCACAGGCAAAATGGCCCAGAGTTACCCCGCCTCGTGTCACACGGCCCAGGGTCAGCCCCACAATTCCACTACGCGCCAAGCGGATAGCGACGGCATTCGCttgacccacccacccacccaccactcgACTGCTGGctccacggcggcgcgcttccCAATACTTGGGTCCCGATCTAGCGCGCTAGCGCGACCCGACCACCAGAGCTGCTCGCTGCGATGCAGAGCCGGTCGCGGGGCGAGATCGGAGGCACGACGGCCTGGCCGGAGTTGGCAGGTGGTTGCGGGGTGGAGCCGGTCGAGCAAGGTACACCAGGCCCAAACGCAGCTCAGTCCGTCGTGACGACGGAAACCACCTGACCTGCCTGACCTTTGTTTTGGCCACGGTAAACGGCTTAATAACGGCGTGCTCCGCGGGTCCCCTCGTTTCCTCACTCTCGCGGTCTGCAcatcacaccaccacacccacacagcacacaccatgggcggcggagctaccggcggcggcgtcgtcctgcAGGACGGCGAGCACATGAAGAACACGTCGAGCAACATGTTTGTCAacgccgcagcggcgactggtgcgtgtgtgtcgCGAGGTAGGCTCGCTCACGCGAAACAGACAAGGAGCATGCCATGACACTCTGGCAGGGCATCAAGCTCTACCCCAAGGCTATCATGTGGTCGATGCTCATCTCGAGTTTGTGTGCGATGGAGGGGTACGACGTGTCGCTTGTGAGTGGGATGTCGGCTCGCTGGGACACAGCTGATGCGCCGCCGCGTAGATCGGAAACTTCTGTGGGTAATGCCAGCGACTCGTGAGCGCGACGTGCAGCTAACCGCCTCCCCTAGACGCCTTCCCGCCCTTCAACCGCAAGTACGGCCACTACACGGGCCCAGAGCACGGGTACCAGGTATCAGCCAAGTGGCAGACGTCGCTGGCCAACGGCGCACAGTGCGGTCAGATCCTCGGTCTCATTGGTACGTCGCAGGTCTCGTGCGCGCGCTAATGACACCAGTCAACGGCTACTTTACCGAGCG
This window encodes:
- the exgD_0 gene encoding putative glucan 1,3-beta-glucosidase D produces the protein MPRSPRTPPPVSAPLMSISSPYGADSIHAPHGHEEYELGPSPTHAYLADGNYNHNNGNNPFRTPNHSNPGLMEKDHHELQGLPREGALRERYPEEYPSYDSDRNLFETSGGNSGSPGSSGLRNGRYDESGKQKRSKRWLWILLGLLALLAIGLGVGLGVGLTRNKKSNGSSGSSGSNGGSGGGAPGPAASGSDNIPGVPNQVSPGAGSGTNGSIVTTDRGVNFTYVNNFGGKWAQDPDNPYKVSGQAQSWTPSLLDEWKWGTDIVRGVNLGGWLVTEPFICPALYEKYQNVTPNAFDEYTLSQAMGANLATEMEQHYATFITEQDFAEIAAAGLNWVRIPIGYWAVDTEFGEPFLKGVSWTYFLKAIDWARKYGLRIVMDFHGLPGSQNGWNHSGKVGPINWMHGVMGIANAQRSLEYMRSMIQYISQPGIKEVVPVFGLVNEVLMSTVGQDVMGTFYYHAYSMIRNMTGYGDGNGPILAVHDGFVGPKQWPAFLNGADRLALDQHPYIAFEQSFTDSMSTNWQKACAWGGGTNDTQTDWGIILGGEWSIAWNDCGKWLLGVNSPPTYPGNCAPYDQWMNYNATFKADLMNMALATMDSLQNWIFWTWKIGNSTELGYSSSPFWHYQLGLKEGWLPADPRVAGGFCQAHGFCPGCSQFGGTFPASAIGKGPATPTIFAPQLSVFGAWPPTALGGIGVPSASQTMHSDQIALLPTLTQTGKPITLPTPTHAAKATIGNGWAFPNDKVGAYVTVAGCNYPDEYYAAAGTAGASTWTGVPIPTARCTGA